A genome region from Dendrosporobacter quercicolus includes the following:
- the coaBC gene encoding bifunctional phosphopantothenoylcysteine decarboxylase/phosphopantothenate--cysteine ligase CoaBC — translation MLKGKTIVIGVSGGIAVYKAVEVVSRLRKLGASLYVVMTRAATNFVTPVTFREMSGNPVIVDMWAEPKKWNVEHIALAAKADLFLVAPATANMIGKVANGIADDMLTTTLMATKAPVVFAPAMNSNMYLNPIVQKNIGELTALGYQFIAPATGMLACGVEGPGRLPEPGVIAEKAIAVLTASPEFAGKKILVTAGGTIEPIDPVRYIGNRSSGKMGYALARNAAKRGGAVTLISGPTGLAAPEAVEVIRVETAAQMRTAVLTRFADADIIIKAAAVADYRPREVAPQKIKKAGEVLSITLEKNPDILTELGQIKRQRQILVGFAAETQNLIDNAREKIVRKNLDMIVANNVTLPGAGFNTDTNIVKLLYKDGNIEDLPKMSKDEVARIILDKIHQYCQTAY, via the coding sequence ATGTTAAAGGGTAAGACGATTGTCATCGGCGTTTCCGGCGGTATTGCTGTTTACAAAGCGGTGGAAGTAGTAAGCCGCCTGAGAAAGCTTGGCGCGTCCCTGTATGTAGTGATGACCAGGGCGGCGACCAATTTCGTAACGCCGGTTACTTTTCGTGAAATGAGTGGAAATCCGGTGATCGTTGACATGTGGGCCGAACCGAAAAAATGGAATGTTGAGCATATTGCGTTAGCCGCCAAAGCCGATCTGTTTTTAGTGGCCCCGGCTACGGCCAATATGATCGGAAAAGTAGCCAATGGCATTGCCGATGATATGCTGACAACAACGTTAATGGCGACGAAAGCACCGGTTGTGTTTGCCCCGGCAATGAACAGCAATATGTATCTGAATCCCATTGTCCAGAAAAATATCGGTGAACTGACGGCGCTGGGATATCAGTTTATTGCTCCGGCCACCGGTATGCTGGCCTGTGGGGTGGAAGGACCGGGCAGATTGCCGGAACCGGGCGTTATTGCCGAAAAAGCGATTGCCGTGTTGACTGCATCGCCGGAGTTTGCCGGCAAAAAAATACTGGTTACTGCCGGCGGAACAATCGAACCAATCGATCCGGTTCGATACATCGGTAACCGTTCCAGCGGCAAAATGGGTTATGCTTTGGCCAGAAATGCGGCTAAACGCGGTGGGGCGGTAACACTGATTTCAGGCCCAACCGGGCTGGCAGCGCCAGAGGCGGTTGAAGTGATCAGAGTGGAAACCGCCGCACAAATGCGGACAGCTGTACTAACCCGGTTCGCGGATGCCGACATCATCATTAAAGCTGCGGCTGTGGCTGATTACCGTCCGCGGGAAGTGGCGCCCCAGAAAATAAAAAAAGCCGGGGAAGTACTTAGCATTACATTAGAAAAAAATCCTGATATTCTTACTGAACTTGGACAAATAAAACGGCAGCGGCAGATACTGGTTGGCTTTGCGGCTGAAACGCAAAATTTAATTGATAATGCCCGTGAAAAAATTGTCAGAAAAAATTTGGATATGATTGTCGCGAATAATGTAACACTGCCTGGCGCCGGATTTAATACTGATACGAATATTGTCAAACTGTTATACAAAGATGGCAATATTGAGGATCTGCCCAAAATGTCCAAGGATGAGGTTGCGCGGATCATTCTTGATAAAATTCATCAATATTGCCAAACAGCGTATTGA
- the rpoZ gene encoding DNA-directed RNA polymerase subunit omega, giving the protein MIHPSLDVLVDKVDSKYTLVVLAAKRARELMNGEAATVDSRSNKRVTVALEEVAQGKIAYERTKAGIK; this is encoded by the coding sequence ATGATACATCCATCATTGGACGTACTTGTAGATAAAGTTGACAGTAAATATACTTTAGTGGTTTTGGCCGCCAAGCGGGCCCGTGAACTAATGAATGGTGAAGCGGCGACGGTGGACAGCCGTTCCAACAAACGGGTTACGGTTGCCCTGGAAGAAGTTGCCCAGGGAAAAATTGCTTATGAAAGAACGAAGGCCGGAATTAAATAG
- the gmk gene encoding guanylate kinase, whose translation MAQQGILIVLSGPSGTGKGTICQELLRSYPNLHYSISATTRSPRFGEANGVNYWFTSKEEFRTMISEDQLLEWAEVYGNYYGTPRRYVDQILADGEDVVLEIDTQGAIKIKEKFPQGVFIYIVPPSLGELAKRIYKRATDTPENIERRLGCATAEMNQVYSYNYVVVNDEVPAAVAKIKAIIEAEKCSVARSSELISKICNSVCNG comes from the coding sequence ATGGCGCAGCAAGGAATACTTATTGTTCTGTCCGGACCGTCCGGTACCGGGAAGGGAACAATCTGCCAGGAGCTGCTGCGTAGCTATCCCAACTTGCATTATTCCATATCAGCAACCACCCGTTCACCGCGCTTTGGTGAGGCCAATGGCGTTAACTATTGGTTTACATCTAAAGAAGAGTTTCGAACCATGATAAGTGAAGATCAGTTATTGGAGTGGGCCGAGGTTTATGGCAACTATTATGGAACACCACGCCGTTATGTCGACCAGATTTTGGCAGACGGCGAAGATGTAGTTTTGGAGATTGATACGCAAGGAGCTATAAAAATTAAAGAAAAGTTTCCGCAGGGCGTTTTTATTTATATCGTGCCGCCATCCCTGGGGGAATTGGCTAAACGGATCTATAAGCGGGCTACCGATACACCCGAAAACATTGAACGGCGTTTAGGCTGCGCTACAGCCGAAATGAATCAGGTCTATAGCTATAACTATGTGGTAGTCAATGATGAAGTGCCTGCGGCGGTAGCGAAAATAAAAGCGATTATTGAAGCCGAAAAGTGTAGTGTGGCGCGGAGCAGCGAGTTGATCAGTAAAATTTGCAATTCAGTCTGTAACGGTTAA
- the remA gene encoding extracellular matrix/biofilm regulator RemA, which translates to MDIKLINIGFGNIVSANRIISIVSPESAPIKRIIQEARDRGMLIDATYGRRTRAVIIADSDHVILSAVQPETVAHRLASKENNDEAAE; encoded by the coding sequence ATGGATATTAAGCTTATTAATATTGGTTTTGGCAATATCGTTTCCGCTAACCGTATTATTTCCATTGTCAGCCCTGAATCGGCGCCAATTAAACGGATTATTCAGGAGGCGCGCGACCGGGGAATGCTGATTGACGCGACTTATGGGCGGCGGACCAGAGCCGTGATCATTGCCGACAGCGATCATGTGATATTATCGGCCGTACAGCCGGAAACTGTCGCTCACCGCCTGGCAAGCAAAGAAAACAATGATGAGGCCGCCGAATGA
- a CDS encoding YicC/YloC family endoribonuclease has protein sequence MLKSMTGFGRGEFLDSDHRIIVEIKAVNHRYNDIVIRMPKNMGSLEDKIRRRVANTLLRGRIDIFITMEEYSQKKRMVRVDKELAIAYHNALRDLAALFSVPLSDNIHQLAKYPDVVRVEDAAEDTAQLWPKLEAAIEIAVDHLMTMRLAEGASIFQDLSARLDKLTGCIQQIEERAPQVLVEYREKLLARLQDLLAAVNAEPDESRLFQEAALFADRSNFTEELVRLSSHLDQFRSALAADEAVGRKLDFIIQEINRETNTIASKANDFTVANIVVEIKSEIEKVREQIQNIE, from the coding sequence GTGCTAAAAAGCATGACCGGCTTTGGCCGTGGTGAATTTTTAGATAGTGATCACCGGATCATTGTCGAAATTAAAGCTGTAAATCACCGCTATAACGATATCGTTATTCGCATGCCTAAGAATATGGGCTCACTGGAAGATAAAATCAGGCGCCGGGTGGCGAATACATTGTTGCGTGGCCGTATTGATATTTTCATAACTATGGAGGAATACAGCCAAAAGAAACGAATGGTAAGGGTTGACAAAGAATTGGCAATAGCGTACCATAATGCTCTGAGAGATTTGGCCGCATTGTTTTCCGTTCCGCTAAGTGATAATATTCATCAGTTGGCCAAGTATCCTGATGTGGTCAGAGTCGAAGATGCCGCTGAGGATACCGCGCAATTGTGGCCCAAACTGGAGGCCGCGATTGAAATTGCCGTTGACCATTTAATGACCATGCGCTTGGCTGAAGGGGCCAGCATCTTTCAGGATTTGAGCGCCCGGCTGGATAAGCTGACCGGTTGTATTCAGCAGATTGAAGAGCGGGCGCCTCAGGTTTTAGTTGAATACCGCGAAAAACTGCTGGCCCGGCTGCAGGACTTACTGGCGGCGGTCAACGCTGAACCGGATGAGAGCAGACTGTTTCAAGAGGCTGCTTTGTTTGCCGACCGGAGCAATTTTACGGAAGAACTGGTGCGGTTAAGCAGCCATTTAGATCAGTTTCGTTCGGCTTTAGCCGCTGATGAAGCCGTTGGGCGCAAACTGGATTTTATCATCCAGGAAATTAACCGGGAGACGAATACCATTGCCTCTAAAGCCAATGATTTTACTGTAGCCAATATTGTAGTGGAAATTAAAAGTGAAATTGAGAAGGTCAGAGAGCAAATCCAAAACATAGAGTAA
- the dapF gene encoding diaminopimelate epimerase, with amino-acid sequence MQFKFTKWHGLGNDFVIVNGFSETIDDFQAAAIEVCDRHLGIGADGLVLVLPSATADFKMRIFNSDGSEAEMCGNVTRCVARYVYETGLTANTRITIETEAGLIIPELVLEQGELKTVKVDMGEPRLQRKDIPLLGAAEDQAVNIPLTVENERFLVTCVSMGNPHCVIFVDDVDLVDLAAIGPKIETHELFPRKTNVEFVQIRDQARLRMRVWERGAGITLACGTGACATLAAAVLNSKAGRQAVIELDGGELFVEWSSKDNHIYMSGPATEVFRGEFLKKPARC; translated from the coding sequence ATGCAGTTTAAATTTACTAAATGGCACGGCTTGGGGAATGATTTTGTCATTGTCAACGGGTTCTCGGAAACAATTGACGATTTTCAGGCTGCGGCGATTGAAGTGTGTGACCGTCACCTGGGGATTGGCGCGGATGGGCTGGTGCTGGTACTGCCGTCAGCAACGGCTGATTTTAAAATGCGTATTTTTAACTCGGACGGCAGTGAAGCGGAAATGTGCGGCAATGTTACCCGCTGTGTGGCCAGATATGTATACGAAACCGGTTTGACGGCCAATACCAGAATAACGATTGAAACGGAAGCAGGCCTCATCATTCCGGAACTGGTCCTTGAGCAGGGGGAACTTAAGACCGTCAAAGTCGACATGGGTGAGCCGCGGCTCCAGCGAAAAGACATCCCTTTGCTTGGGGCTGCGGAGGATCAAGCCGTTAATATTCCTTTGACGGTTGAGAATGAACGCTTTCTTGTTACTTGTGTTTCCATGGGCAATCCGCATTGCGTCATCTTTGTTGATGATGTTGATCTGGTGGACCTGGCCGCTATTGGACCTAAAATAGAGACGCATGAGCTGTTTCCCCGTAAAACAAATGTTGAGTTTGTCCAGATCAGAGATCAAGCCAGGCTGCGGATGCGGGTATGGGAGCGCGGCGCGGGAATTACTCTGGCCTGTGGCACCGGCGCCTGCGCAACCCTGGCTGCCGCGGTGTTAAACAGCAAAGCGGGGCGTCAGGCGGTGATAGAACTGGATGGCGGTGAGCTGTTCGTTGAATGGAGCAGCAAGGATAATCACATTTATATGTCAGGTCCGGCGACAGAAGTATTCCGCGGGGAGTTTCTAAAAAAACCGGCTCGTTGTTGA
- a CDS encoding calcium-translocating P-type ATPase, SERCA-type, with product MDNDKWYMRTAEDTLRFWDTSQDEGLSTNEVKTRLNKFGFNEMTEKAKTPWWKQLFAQFQDFMVLILLGATLISAFLGEYVDAITILAIVIINAILGFVQEFRAEKSMQALKKLAAPTVRVIRNGMLQQIAAKELVPGDIMVLEAGDKLSADGRLVAAQGIEVEEAALTGESLPVRKTPDKIYLENSPLGDRKNMVYAGTVVTRGRGRAVACATGMATEVGFIAGMIQESADEATPLEKRLEHLGRWLVWGCLAICLVVVITGVVRGEPLFLMCMAGISLAVAAIPEGLPAIVTVALALGVQRMIKRNAIVRKLPAVETLGCTTVICSDKTGTLTQNAMTVKCIFTGMNTYELTGSGYDIKGEFRLNQQVVAPAADKQLVNCLEIAALCNNSVLKRNSVSISGLWRKSNDSAWSIEGDPTEGALIVAAAKADVWRENLEKNKLRIGEIPFESDRRRMSVIYRQGSEYWLYTKGAPDTIAGLCKYYHNGRTETPISREILAKLAQANDEMTSRSLRVLAVAGRRISKAEADHPSENSEANLAFLGLIGMMDPPRAEAKQAIAVCKQAGIKTVMITGDHRNTATAIARELKLYDENKNKALTGQELDNLSDEELAKVVDQVTVYARVSPAHKLRIVKALKKQGHIVAMTGDGVNDAPAVKEADIGIAMGCAGTDVTKEASAMILADDNFATIVAAVEEGRGIYDNIRKFIRYLLACNTGEVLTMFVAALAGLPMPLLPVQILWVNLVTDGLPAMALGVDNNDPHIMYRPPRHPGESVFSRGLSRKIIGRGLQIGFSTIFVFSLVYYLKEDLALARTMAFSTLVFSQMFHVFDCRSELYSVFEAGLFKNKFLVFAVLCSSLMHIAVIYNPFLSNVFATVPLSLTDWLLVLGVSGWTFIVNGFKYVFLRRYVARALLNR from the coding sequence TTGGATAATGATAAGTGGTATATGCGTACGGCGGAGGACACCCTGCGTTTTTGGGATACCAGTCAGGATGAGGGACTTTCAACAAACGAAGTGAAAACCAGGTTAAATAAATTCGGCTTTAATGAAATGACCGAAAAAGCGAAAACACCATGGTGGAAACAATTATTTGCGCAATTTCAGGATTTTATGGTGCTGATTTTATTAGGGGCAACGCTGATTTCAGCCTTTTTGGGTGAATATGTTGATGCCATAACCATATTGGCCATTGTCATCATCAATGCAATTTTAGGCTTTGTTCAGGAATTCCGGGCCGAAAAATCGATGCAGGCGCTAAAGAAATTAGCAGCTCCTACCGTGCGGGTGATCCGCAACGGCATGTTGCAGCAAATCGCGGCGAAAGAGCTGGTGCCGGGCGACATTATGGTTTTGGAAGCCGGCGATAAGCTGTCGGCGGACGGACGGCTGGTGGCGGCTCAGGGCATCGAAGTTGAAGAAGCGGCGTTAACCGGCGAGTCCTTGCCGGTCCGTAAAACACCGGATAAAATCTATCTTGAAAATAGTCCGCTGGGCGACAGGAAGAATATGGTTTACGCCGGCACCGTCGTTACCAGGGGACGGGGACGGGCAGTAGCCTGTGCCACCGGCATGGCGACAGAAGTCGGCTTTATCGCCGGTATGATCCAGGAGTCGGCGGACGAAGCAACTCCGTTGGAAAAAAGGCTGGAGCATCTGGGGCGCTGGCTGGTGTGGGGCTGTCTGGCTATATGCCTGGTTGTCGTTATAACCGGTGTGGTCAGAGGCGAACCGCTGTTTTTAATGTGTATGGCCGGAATTAGTCTGGCTGTGGCGGCAATTCCTGAAGGGCTGCCGGCGATTGTTACGGTTGCGCTGGCTTTGGGCGTTCAGCGGATGATTAAGCGCAATGCCATTGTGCGAAAACTGCCGGCAGTGGAAACACTGGGCTGCACCACTGTAATATGTTCGGATAAGACCGGTACTTTGACGCAAAATGCAATGACGGTAAAATGTATATTTACCGGGATGAATACTTACGAACTAACCGGCAGCGGTTATGATATCAAAGGAGAATTCAGGTTAAACCAGCAGGTTGTAGCGCCTGCCGCCGATAAACAGCTGGTCAATTGTCTGGAAATAGCCGCACTTTGCAATAATAGTGTGCTAAAACGAAATTCGGTTAGCATTTCCGGGCTATGGCGCAAGAGTAATGACAGCGCCTGGAGCATTGAAGGCGATCCCACGGAAGGAGCCTTAATTGTGGCGGCGGCCAAAGCCGATGTCTGGAGAGAAAACCTGGAAAAAAACAAATTAAGAATTGGCGAAATACCGTTTGAATCGGACCGTCGCCGGATGTCGGTCATTTACCGGCAGGGCAGCGAATATTGGCTATATACCAAAGGCGCTCCTGATACGATTGCCGGATTGTGCAAATATTATCATAATGGCCGGACGGAAACGCCAATCAGTCGCGAAATATTGGCAAAACTGGCGCAGGCCAATGATGAGATGACGTCCCGGTCCTTGCGGGTGCTGGCCGTGGCCGGCCGGCGAATTTCCAAAGCCGAAGCTGACCATCCCAGCGAGAACAGCGAAGCCAACCTGGCGTTCCTGGGACTGATCGGGATGATGGACCCGCCGCGGGCAGAGGCAAAGCAAGCAATTGCCGTATGTAAACAGGCTGGTATAAAAACCGTGATGATCACCGGTGACCACCGGAATACCGCAACTGCCATCGCCCGGGAACTCAAGCTGTACGATGAGAATAAAAACAAGGCCCTGACCGGGCAGGAACTGGATAATCTTAGCGATGAAGAACTGGCCAAAGTGGTCGATCAGGTAACCGTTTATGCCAGGGTTTCGCCTGCCCACAAGCTTAGAATAGTGAAAGCGCTGAAAAAGCAGGGGCATATTGTCGCAATGACCGGCGATGGCGTAAATGACGCACCGGCGGTCAAAGAAGCGGATATCGGCATTGCCATGGGCTGCGCCGGAACAGATGTGACCAAAGAGGCTTCGGCGATGATTCTGGCCGACGATAATTTTGCCACCATTGTGGCGGCTGTTGAAGAAGGCCGGGGCATTTACGATAATATTCGCAAATTTATCAGGTATCTGCTGGCCTGCAACACCGGGGAAGTTTTAACCATGTTTGTTGCAGCGCTGGCCGGCTTGCCCATGCCGCTGCTGCCGGTCCAGATACTTTGGGTAAATCTGGTGACGGACGGGTTGCCGGCGATGGCCCTGGGCGTTGACAACAATGATCCCCATATTATGTACCGGCCGCCGCGCCATCCCGGTGAAAGCGTTTTTTCGCGCGGCCTTAGCCGGAAAATTATCGGCAGAGGCCTGCAAATTGGTTTTAGTACGATTTTCGTATTTTCCCTGGTGTATTACTTGAAAGAAGATTTGGCTCTGGCGCGGACAATGGCTTTTTCAACATTGGTTTTTTCACAGATGTTTCATGTGTTTGACTGCCGGTCTGAGCTTTACAGCGTATTTGAGGCCGGCCTGTTTAAAAATAAATTTTTGGTTTTCGCGGTGCTTTGTTCAAGCCTGATGCATATTGCGGTTATTTATAACCCGTTTTTAAGCAATGTGTTTGCAACCGTTCCCTTAAGCTTAACTGATTGGCTGCTGGTGCTGGGCGTTTCGGGCTGGACATTTATTGTCAATGGGTTTAAGTATGTTTTTTTACGGCGATACGTTGCGCGAGCCCTGCTAAACAGGTAA
- a CDS encoding Rqc2 family fibronectin-binding protein — protein sequence MSLDGFSMSPLALELNRQLAGGRIDKIFQPNKNTIMIWIRQPGETFRLNITINAAQPYLNLSSQSMENPAAPPVFCMVLRKHLEDGRIAGIAQHTLDRIIFITVDTRGPQGAIISKTLVVELMGKHSNVILVQNDTIIDAIRRIGQETSRVRQVSPGRRFCLPPGQNKVNIMQLSSGAFAEKVKASQTGQLAKAIVNTGQGIGPLTARELAWRAGLPAGIAVETLTPADVLSLAEAVDSIVTPLQQGLILPTVVTGPDNRLLAIAAFRLEHLAQYSSTEFATMSAALEFAGKLALKYTPPEKDALTKLVATELTKLEKKLTAISEELAEAAKADKYRKLGDILMANLYSRPGDTLDEITLNDLYSSQPDQTTVTIVLDPSISLLENARRYYTKYHKLKRAQTSLEEQISRTRQELQYLASVEIALENADRSAEVADIRSELTAAGYISKSPKRRSAIRPSRPLKLTAPDGTEILIGKNNYQNDEITFKQAQLDDIWLHTKDFPGSHVILRTGRQHPSADTLALGAQLAAYFSKARTSANAPVDYTKRRNVKKPSGAKPGFVIYSAQKTLYVTPDEAYIEQLLQQEKSGN from the coding sequence ATGAGCCTTGACGGTTTTTCAATGTCTCCCCTGGCGCTGGAATTAAACCGGCAGCTGGCCGGGGGAAGAATTGATAAAATATTTCAGCCCAACAAAAACACGATCATGATTTGGATTAGACAGCCTGGCGAAACCTTCCGGTTGAATATCACGATAAACGCTGCCCAGCCTTACCTTAATCTAAGCAGCCAGTCGATGGAAAATCCGGCCGCACCGCCGGTTTTTTGCATGGTACTGCGCAAGCACCTGGAAGATGGGCGCATTGCCGGTATTGCGCAGCATACACTTGACCGCATCATATTTATCACCGTTGATACCCGGGGTCCTCAGGGAGCAATCATCAGCAAAACCCTGGTCGTTGAGCTTATGGGCAAGCATAGCAATGTCATCCTGGTGCAAAACGATACCATTATTGACGCCATCCGTCGAATTGGCCAGGAAACCAGCCGTGTCCGGCAAGTTTCCCCAGGCCGGCGGTTTTGTTTGCCGCCCGGTCAGAATAAAGTAAATATCATGCAGCTTTCGTCAGGCGCTTTCGCCGAAAAAGTCAAGGCCTCGCAAACCGGCCAGCTGGCTAAAGCGATTGTCAATACCGGCCAGGGCATTGGCCCGCTGACTGCCAGGGAGCTGGCCTGGCGGGCCGGACTTCCGGCCGGTATCGCTGTTGAAACCTTGACCCCGGCAGATGTATTATCCCTGGCCGAGGCGGTTGACAGTATCGTCACGCCCTTACAGCAAGGGCTGATACTTCCTACGGTTGTAACCGGGCCCGACAACCGCCTGCTTGCTATTGCCGCCTTCCGGCTGGAGCACTTAGCCCAATACAGCAGTACGGAGTTTGCCACCATGAGCGCCGCGCTTGAATTTGCCGGCAAACTGGCGCTAAAGTACACGCCGCCGGAAAAAGATGCCCTCACCAAACTGGTGGCAACCGAACTGACCAAACTGGAGAAAAAGCTGACAGCGATCAGCGAGGAATTGGCCGAAGCCGCCAAAGCGGATAAATACCGTAAATTAGGCGACATTTTGATGGCGAATTTGTATTCCCGTCCTGGCGATACTTTAGACGAAATCACCCTGAACGACTTATACAGCTCCCAGCCGGATCAAACCACGGTCACAATCGTTCTCGATCCTTCGATTTCCTTACTCGAAAACGCCAGGCGCTACTATACAAAATATCATAAGTTAAAACGGGCGCAGACTTCCCTGGAAGAACAAATCAGCCGAACCAGACAGGAACTGCAGTATTTGGCCAGTGTTGAAATTGCGCTGGAAAACGCTGACCGCTCGGCTGAGGTGGCGGATATTCGCAGTGAACTGACTGCCGCCGGCTATATCAGTAAATCCCCCAAACGCCGTTCAGCTATCCGGCCTTCGCGACCGCTGAAACTAACCGCTCCTGACGGCACGGAAATACTCATCGGCAAGAACAATTATCAAAATGATGAAATAACCTTTAAACAGGCGCAGCTTGACGACATCTGGCTGCATACCAAGGATTTCCCCGGCTCTCATGTCATACTGCGGACAGGACGCCAGCATCCGTCTGCTGACACGTTAGCCCTCGGCGCTCAGCTTGCCGCCTATTTCAGCAAAGCCCGCACTTCCGCCAACGCGCCTGTGGATTATACCAAACGGCGCAATGTCAAGAAGCCGTCCGGCGCAAAACCGGGCTTTGTTATTTACTCCGCTCAGAAAACATTGTATGTAACGCCGGATGAGGCATATATTGAACAGTTATTGCAGCAGGAAAAAAGCGGCAATTAG
- the pyrR gene encoding bifunctional pyr operon transcriptional regulator/uracil phosphoribosyltransferase PyrR: MPVLVEKTTIMDAQAIKRAFTRIAHEIIEKNKGVKDIILVGIRTRGVPLAENLAREIEQIEGISLPVGILDITLYRDDLSTLSYQPIVHQTEIPVDVNGKKVVLVDDVLYTGRTVRAALDALMDIGRPKAIQLAVLVDRGHRELPVRADYVGKNVPTSSKEVVSVQLLAVDKIEKVVIKEMKDQAEN, from the coding sequence ATGCCGGTTTTAGTGGAAAAGACAACGATTATGGATGCGCAGGCCATCAAGCGGGCTTTTACCAGGATTGCCCATGAAATCATTGAGAAGAACAAAGGGGTAAAGGATATTATTCTGGTGGGAATCAGAACGCGGGGCGTGCCTTTAGCCGAAAATCTGGCCCGGGAAATCGAACAAATTGAAGGGATAAGCCTGCCGGTGGGGATTCTTGATATCACCCTGTACCGGGATGATTTATCGACTTTAAGCTATCAGCCAATTGTTCATCAGACTGAAATCCCGGTAGACGTAAACGGAAAAAAAGTCGTATTGGTGGATGATGTCCTGTATACCGGCCGGACCGTCCGGGCCGCGCTGGATGCGCTCATGGATATCGGCCGCCCCAAGGCTATCCAGCTGGCGGTGTTGGTGGACCGGGGCCATCGGGAACTGCCCGTTCGCGCCGATTATGTCGGTAAAAATGTGCCGACTTCCAGCAAGGAAGTCGTAAGTGTACAGCTGCTCGCTGTGGATAAAATAGAAAAAGTTGTAATAAAAGAAATGAAAGACCAGGCTGAGAACTAA